In Bacillus sp. KH172YL63, one genomic interval encodes:
- a CDS encoding DUF896 domain-containing protein, with protein MLSKSKMNRINELAKKSKSTGLSEQEAKEQTKLRKEYLETFRQSMKGTIENTRIFDPEGNEVTPKKIQDIQTKKKMH; from the coding sequence TGAATCGTATCAACGAACTCGCGAAAAAATCAAAGAGCACAGGTCTGTCAGAACAGGAAGCGAAAGAACAGACAAAGCTCAGAAAAGAATACTTGGAAACATTCCGTCAATCCATGAAGGGTACGATTGAAAATACAAGAATCTTCGACCCCGAAGGTAATGAAGTGACACCTAAGAAAATTCAGGATATTCAAACCAAAAAGAAAATGCATTAA
- the tkt gene encoding transketolase, with translation MFDKTDQLAINTIRTLSIDAIEKANSGHPGMPMGAAPMAYALWTKFMNHNPKNPEWFNRDRFVLSAGHGSMLLYSLLHLSGYDVSMEDLKQFRQWGSKTPGHPEYKHTPGVEATTGPLGQGIAMAVGMAMAERHMATTYNKDQYNMVDHFTYSICGDGDLMEGVSSEAASLAAHLKLGRLVVLYDSNDISLDGDLDKSFSESVKGRFESYGWQYIRVEDGNDLEEISKAIEEAQGDTSRPTMIEVKTVIGYGAPNKSGKSAVHGAPLGEDEMKLTKDAYQWTFDQDFHVPDEVYTRFEETIQQDGSRKEEEWANQFIKYKEDHPELAAQLEAAIKGELAEGWDKDIPVYEEGKALASRASSGQVLNAIAKNLPSFIGGSADLAGSNKTMINDEADFTPESYEGRNIWFGVREFGMGAAMNGMALHGGLQVFGGTFFVFSDYLRPAIRLAALMGLPVTYVFTHDSIAVGEDGPTHEPVEQLASLRAMPNLSVIRPGDGNEVAAAWKLALESKDQPTMLVLSRQDLPTLKGTGNKAYNGVSKGAYVVSASGKDQPDALLIATGSEVHLAVEAQNVLEKDGISVSVVSMPSWDRFEKQSKEYKESVLPKSVKKRLAIEMGSPLGWDRYVGDEGDILAIDGFGASAPGEKVMEEYGFTSENVASRIKALLQ, from the coding sequence ATGTTTGATAAAACAGATCAATTAGCAATCAATACAATTCGTACATTATCTATCGACGCCATTGAAAAGGCGAATTCAGGACACCCTGGCATGCCGATGGGCGCAGCTCCGATGGCTTATGCACTTTGGACAAAGTTCATGAATCATAATCCGAAAAATCCTGAGTGGTTCAACCGTGACCGCTTCGTATTATCAGCTGGACATGGTTCCATGCTTTTATACAGCCTTCTTCATTTATCCGGCTATGACGTTTCTATGGAGGACTTAAAACAATTCCGTCAATGGGGCAGTAAAACGCCAGGACATCCGGAATACAAACATACTCCTGGAGTAGAAGCTACGACTGGCCCACTTGGTCAGGGTATCGCGATGGCTGTAGGTATGGCGATGGCTGAAAGACATATGGCAACTACATACAATAAAGACCAGTACAATATGGTCGACCACTTTACATATTCCATTTGTGGAGATGGGGACTTAATGGAGGGAGTTTCTTCTGAAGCTGCTTCTCTGGCTGCCCACTTGAAATTAGGTCGTCTTGTTGTCCTGTATGATTCCAACGATATTTCTCTTGATGGGGATTTGGATAAGTCGTTCTCTGAAAGTGTCAAAGGACGTTTTGAATCTTATGGTTGGCAATATATCCGCGTAGAAGATGGAAATGACTTAGAGGAAATTTCAAAAGCGATCGAAGAGGCACAAGGGGATACGTCCCGTCCGACAATGATCGAAGTGAAGACAGTTATTGGATATGGTGCGCCGAATAAATCCGGTAAATCTGCCGTCCATGGTGCTCCACTTGGTGAGGACGAAATGAAGCTTACCAAAGACGCATATCAGTGGACGTTCGATCAAGACTTCCACGTACCGGATGAAGTGTACACTCGCTTCGAAGAAACAATCCAGCAGGATGGTTCACGAAAAGAAGAAGAGTGGGCGAACCAATTCATCAAATATAAAGAAGATCACCCTGAACTTGCTGCACAATTAGAAGCGGCAATCAAAGGGGAGCTTGCTGAAGGCTGGGATAAAGATATCCCTGTATACGAAGAAGGAAAAGCACTTGCAAGCAGAGCTTCTTCCGGACAAGTATTGAATGCAATCGCAAAAAATCTCCCATCATTCATCGGAGGATCAGCTGACTTGGCGGGTTCAAACAAAACGATGATCAATGATGAAGCAGATTTCACACCTGAATCGTATGAAGGACGCAATATTTGGTTCGGTGTACGTGAATTCGGAATGGGAGCTGCTATGAATGGTATGGCGCTTCACGGTGGCCTTCAAGTATTCGGCGGTACATTCTTCGTATTCAGTGACTACCTGAGACCTGCTATCCGCCTTGCAGCGCTAATGGGACTTCCTGTCACATACGTATTCACCCACGACAGCATCGCCGTAGGAGAAGATGGCCCTACGCATGAACCTGTAGAACAACTTGCTTCACTTCGTGCAATGCCAAACCTTTCTGTCATCCGTCCTGGAGATGGAAATGAAGTGGCTGCAGCATGGAAGCTGGCATTAGAATCCAAAGATCAGCCGACGATGCTTGTTCTGTCCCGTCAAGACCTACCAACGTTAAAAGGTACTGGGAATAAGGCTTATAATGGTGTAAGCAAAGGTGCATACGTTGTGTCTGCATCTGGAAAAGACCAGCCGGATGCTCTGTTGATCGCCACTGGATCTGAAGTGCACCTTGCAGTAGAAGCTCAAAATGTCCTTGAAAAAGACGGCATCAGTGTATCTGTTGTCAGCATGCCTTCTTGGGACCGCTTCGAGAAACAATCTAAAGAATATAAAGAATCCGTATTGCCTAAGAGTGTGAAAAAACGTCTTGCAATTGAGATGGGCTCTCCACTTGGCTGGGATCGTTATGTAGGCGACGAAGGTGACATCCTTGCAATCGATGGATTTGGTGCTTCTGCCCCAGGAGAGAAAGTCATGGAAGAGTATGGCTTCACTTCGGAGAATGTAGCATCACGCATCAAAGCATTACTTCAGTAG
- the sirA gene encoding sporulation inhibitor of replication protein SirA: MRNYQIYWVEETFVQHYYGRERMFYQLFSEWEASTGELHEIISKQVDYLTKPIPYLPTQRLLKQELMKTEGARWVDSVATIERMDSSAVLILNEKWMTLKTSGHDEAEYTFFEILRRNMGQLLAVDVQNERYGWLKPIKQRKFIY; the protein is encoded by the coding sequence GTGAGAAATTATCAAATCTATTGGGTTGAAGAGACGTTTGTCCAGCACTATTACGGTCGGGAAAGAATGTTCTATCAATTGTTTTCTGAATGGGAAGCAAGTACAGGAGAGCTTCATGAAATCATCTCGAAACAAGTGGATTACCTGACAAAGCCAATTCCATACCTCCCCACACAGCGATTACTGAAGCAGGAACTCATGAAAACAGAAGGTGCAAGGTGGGTCGATTCTGTCGCCACCATCGAACGGATGGACTCCAGTGCCGTCCTGATTCTGAATGAAAAGTGGATGACATTGAAAACATCCGGGCATGATGAAGCAGAATATACCTTTTTTGAAATCTTACGCAGGAACATGGGACAACTATTGGCAGTCGATGTTCAAAACGAAAGATATGGCTGGCTAAAACCGATTAAACAAAGAAAATTTATATATTAA
- a CDS encoding YneF family protein has protein sequence MGTTGLLILVGVLALLAGVALGFFIARKYMMSYLKKNPPINEQMLRMMMMQMGQKPSQKKINQMMNAMNKNMK, from the coding sequence ATGGGAACGACTGGATTACTTATTCTAGTGGGAGTTCTGGCATTACTTGCTGGAGTTGCACTAGGATTTTTCATTGCTCGTAAATACATGATGAGCTATCTTAAGAAAAATCCACCAATCAATGAGCAAATGCTTCGCATGATGATGATGCAGATGGGTCAAAAGCCATCACAGAAAAAAATCAATCAAATGATGAATGCAATGAATAAAAACATGAAGTAA
- a CDS encoding tyrosine-type recombinase/integrase: MLLLDDVIQEYLYHCMAKGFTKKTMINKRFELNQAKEYLQNKRGLSTLESVTIHDLKAYVRYKHQSGLKPQSIVSLFKMVRAFFSWCEKEEYLQENIAKKVELPKVPKRVFEGLTTIEVQAMINSFSYKSYLEARNKAIIAMMADCGLRAMEVRGITNEDVKETAILVHGKGNKERFVYISPALKKILIRYERLKREYFKERLIEEDFYFLNYVGRGLSHIGLDNLVKEAGRRAGIDKNKVKPHNLRHYYSVTTLSEGHLDLHSLSRLLGHSEIQTTQIYLASLSEEQLSNKAISSSPLMNTGGIRKGKLR; encoded by the coding sequence TTGTTGTTACTTGATGATGTGATACAGGAATATTTATACCACTGCATGGCAAAAGGATTCACTAAGAAAACAATGATCAATAAGCGATTCGAATTAAATCAGGCGAAAGAGTATTTGCAGAATAAACGAGGTTTATCAACTCTGGAGAGTGTCACAATACATGATCTCAAAGCTTATGTAAGGTATAAACATCAATCTGGACTCAAGCCGCAAAGTATAGTATCGCTTTTTAAAATGGTTAGAGCCTTCTTTTCTTGGTGTGAGAAGGAAGAGTACTTACAAGAGAATATAGCCAAGAAAGTAGAACTACCAAAAGTACCGAAACGAGTATTTGAAGGATTGACTACTATTGAGGTTCAAGCCATGATCAATTCTTTCTCTTATAAGAGCTACCTTGAGGCTAGGAATAAAGCGATTATTGCAATGATGGCTGATTGTGGATTACGTGCAATGGAAGTCAGAGGGATTACAAATGAAGATGTAAAAGAAACAGCAATCTTGGTTCATGGTAAAGGAAACAAGGAGCGTTTTGTTTATATCAGCCCTGCACTAAAAAAGATCCTTATTCGATACGAGAGATTAAAAAGAGAATATTTTAAAGAGCGGCTGATTGAGGAGGATTTTTACTTTTTGAATTATGTTGGTAGGGGATTGTCTCATATTGGTTTAGATAATTTGGTCAAAGAGGCTGGCAGGAGAGCTGGAATTGATAAAAACAAAGTTAAACCTCATAACCTACGTCATTATTATTCGGTTACCACTTTGTCTGAAGGGCATTTAGATTTGCATAGTTTATCAAGACTATTGGGGCATTCAGAGATCCAGACTACCCAGATATATTTAGCTTCTCTCAGTGAGGAGCAGTTATCCAATAAAGCCATTTCAAGCAGTCCATTAATGAATACTGGAGGAATTAGAAAAGGAAAGCTCAGATAA
- a CDS encoding helix-turn-helix domain-containing protein yields MSKKAITIIAGEESYSNLTTFDCIEDLNKTVRYYKEQFQTKLTKSAVLVLDQLHRYSCVYLGVSFRTKNNIAKSLDISRKTVQRACRVLEDLGIIKQLETKRKSDMRQSSNVIQILPIEEDVQQEQKNTAENCPTKKTTPSLTQKIKDIRIEYVDQFEKYASIFFHDSKTIRELKKISIVHSRINSICENTAKSLSLECLKVLIAKIKSKPISNPRGYFHGICKRRMKTAHIRQLWDEYWL; encoded by the coding sequence ATGTCCAAAAAAGCTATCACAATAATAGCTGGCGAAGAAAGCTATAGTAATCTAACCACATTTGATTGCATAGAAGATTTGAATAAGACAGTTCGTTATTATAAAGAGCAATTCCAAACAAAATTAACTAAGAGTGCTGTACTAGTTCTGGATCAACTTCACAGATACTCCTGTGTTTATTTAGGTGTTTCATTCCGTACTAAGAATAATATCGCTAAATCATTGGATATAAGCCGTAAAACAGTACAAAGAGCCTGTAGGGTACTTGAAGACTTAGGTATCATTAAACAGCTTGAGACGAAGCGTAAAAGTGATATGAGACAGTCATCTAATGTAATTCAGATCCTACCAATTGAAGAAGATGTCCAACAAGAGCAAAAGAATACAGCGGAAAATTGTCCTACCAAAAAGACAACCCCATCTTTAACACAAAAGATTAAAGATATACGTATCGAATACGTTGATCAATTCGAAAAATATGCTTCAATTTTCTTTCATGATTCCAAAACTATCAGGGAGCTCAAGAAAATCTCAATCGTACACTCCAGAATCAATTCTATATGCGAAAACACAGCGAAATCTCTTAGTTTGGAATGCCTGAAGGTGTTGATAGCCAAAATCAAATCTAAGCCTATATCGAATCCTAGAGGCTATTTTCATGGAATCTGCAAGCGTAGGATGAAGACTGCTCACATTAGACAACTGTGGGATGAATATTGGTTATAA
- a CDS encoding XRE family transcriptional regulator yields the protein MTKEKDTRVTQSLKEAGFVSHLEKTITSLGITRNALAVESKIRPVTINSLYSAEAKQLSAHTLSEILKALDRIALSKGIEKKHKIRDIFEYGEE from the coding sequence ATGACAAAGGAAAAGGACACAAGGGTAACTCAATCATTAAAAGAGGCTGGTTTTGTTTCCCATCTGGAAAAGACAATTACATCACTTGGCATAACTAGAAATGCACTTGCAGTAGAATCCAAAATAAGACCAGTAACAATAAATTCGCTGTATAGTGCCGAAGCCAAGCAACTAAGTGCTCATACTTTGAGTGAAATCCTAAAAGCACTGGATAGGATTGCATTATCAAAAGGAATTGAAAAGAAACATAAGATTAGAGATATATTTGAATATGGAGAAGAATAA